A stretch of Salarias fasciatus chromosome 23, fSalaFa1.1, whole genome shotgun sequence DNA encodes these proteins:
- the prkaa2 gene encoding 5'-AMP-activated protein kinase catalytic subunit alpha-2, which produces MAERQQQKHEGRVKIGHYILGDTLGVGTFGKVKIGEHQLTGHKVAVKILNRQKIRSLDVVGKIKREIQNLKLFRHPHIIKLYQVISTPTDFFMVMEYVSGGELFDYICKNGRVEDTEARRLFQQIISAVDYCHRHMVVHRDLKPENVLLDASKNAKIADFGLSNMMSDGEFLRTSCGSPNYAAPEVISGRLYAGPEVDIWSCGVILYALLCGTLPFDDEHVPTLFKKIRGGVFYIPEYLTRSVASLLMLMLRVDPLKRATIKDIREHEWFKQDLPGYLFPEDPSYDATVLDEEAVREVCEKFECTESEVMSSLYSGDPQDQLAVAYHLIIDNRRIMTQASEFYLASSPPQGSFIEEGMPLPPGVKPHPERMPPLLADSPKSRCPLDALNTTRPKPLAVKKAKWHLGIRSQSRPYDIMAEVYRAMKQLSFEWKVVNPYHLRVRRKNPVTGNLVKMSLQLYQVDNRSYLLDFKSIDDDIMEAVGFKSGSSTPQRSGSTAGLHRPRLSIDSASPAIDLPQLSSSLPGSLSGSSPQLAPRQGSHTMDFFEMCASLITTLAR; this is translated from the exons ATGGCAGAGCggcaacaacagaaacacgAAGGCAGGGTAAAGATCGGCCATTACATCCTCGGCGACACGCTCGGAGTGGGGACCTTCGGGAAAGTGAAGA ttggCGAGCATCAGTTGACGGGCCACAAAGTGGCAGTAAAGATCCTGAACAGGCAGAAGATCCGCAGTCTTGATGTCGTGGGGAAGATCAAGCGAGAGATCCAGAATCTCAAGCTGTTCAGACACCCCCATATCATCAAACT GTACCAGGTGATCAGCACACCCACAGACTTCTTCATGGTCATGGAGTATGTGTCAGGAGGTGAACTGTTTGACTATATCTGCAAAAATGGACGG GTGGAGGATACAGAAGCTCGACGCCTTTTCCAGCAGATAATCTCAGCCGTGGACTACTGTCACAGACACATGGTGGTCCACAGAGATCTCAAACCTGAGAATGTCCTGCTGGACGCCAGCAAAAATGCCAAGATTGCTGACTTTG GGCTCTCCAACATGATGTCAGATGGAGAATTCCTCCGGACAAGCTGTGGCTCACCCAACTACGCTGCTCCAGAGGTCATCTcgggaag GCTGTACGCCGGCCCAGAGGTTGACATCTGGAGCTGTGGGGTGATCCTCTACGCACTGCTGTGCGGCACTCTGCCTTTTGATGATGAGCATGTCCCCACGCTGTTCAAGAAGATCAGAGGAGGTGTTTTCTACATCCCAGAGTACCTGACGCGCTCTGTGGCCTCGCTGCTAATGCTCATGCTCCGGGTGGATCCCCTGAAGAGAGCCACCATCAAAGACATCAG GGAACATGAGTGGTTCAAGCAGGACCTGCCAGGATACCTGTTCCCAGAGGACCCTTCATACGACGCCACCGTCCTGGATGAAGAAGCTGTTCGAGAAGTCTGTGAAAAGTTTGAATGCACTGAGTCTGAGGTTATGTCCAGCCTCTACAGTGGAGATCCACAG gatcAGTTAGCGGTAGCTTATCACCTCATCATTGATAACCGGCGCATCATGACCCAGGCCAGCGAGTTCTACTTGgcatccagtcctccacaggGCTCCTTCATAGAGGAGGGCATGCCTCTGCCCCCCGGAGTCAAGCCTCACCCGGAGAGGATGCCTCCACTGTTGGCGGACAGCCCCAAGTCTCGTTGTCCTCTGGATGCCCTCAACACCACCCGGCCTAAACCCCTGGCAGTGAAGAAAGCAAAGTGGCACCTGGGCATCAGGAGTCAGAGCAGACCGTACGATATCATGGCTGAGGTGTACAGAGCCATGAAACAGCTCAGCTTTGAATGGAAG GTTGTGAACCCGTACCATCTGAGGGTGCGTAGAAAGAATCCAGTGACGGGCAACTTGGTGAAAATGAGCCTGCAGCTCTACCAAGTGGACAACAGATCCTACCTCCTTGACTTCAAGAGCATTGATG ATGATATCATGGAAGCTGTGGGCTTCAAATCGGGGTCGTCCACTCCTCAGAGGTCGGGCTCCACAGCCGGCCTCCACAGACCCAGACTGAGCATTGATTCGGCCAGCCCCGCGATCGATCTGCCTCAGCTGAGCTCCTCTCTCCCGGGCTCCCTGTCGGGCAGCTCCCCGCAGCTTGCCCCACGTCAGGGATCACACACCATGGACTTCTTTGAAATGTGTGCCAGTCTGATCACCACTCTGGCCCGCTGA